The genomic stretch ACTGTCAGAAATGAAGTTGGTACCTTTACTGGAGATGCTGAGGTTATGGTTAAGAAAGTACCCCATGACAATATCACGTTGGCATCTCCACAATCAGTGCAGAAGTGCCCATTCAAATGCAATTCTGATGATAAGGATATCAAAAAGTTAAAAGTATAGTTCTATTCCTATATATTAAAGTTTTTAAAGTTTAACTTCATCATAGATATGCAATGGTTAGGCTATAATTTAAGGCAAGGTAAATACTATCTATTGGCATTAATTCTTTGACAGGATAAGGTTGATGAAGATCCAGAAGTCAAATCTAAGAATAAGAGCATTTTAGCTAACTCACCTCCAGAAGGACCTATTACTGCCCTGGATGGAGTGGATGTGTTCAGGAGGAAAGAGGATGAAGCACAGAAAAATAGTCTTAACTGTTCCAGTTCCAGACCTTTTGCTAACTCTCCCCAAGAAAGGGCTTTGGTTGCCCCAATGGTGGTGCATGTATCTAGATCAAAGAATGTTGAGAACCAAAGAAAGAATCTTCCTATTGTCATGATGGAGCAGGAGATAATGGAAGCTATAAATGAGAATATGAGTGTCATAATTTGTGGTGAGACTGGTTGTGGCAAAACCACTCAAGTTCCGCAGGTAAGCCAGTTATTTTCTTGATACCACTGGTATATTTTGAGGATACGTGTGTTATGCTGGTTAGGTCTTTTCGGGAAGAAGTTCTCTTATCTCTTGCTTTTGGTATTTAGTTTCTCTATGAAGCTGGTTTTGGTTCGAAGCATTCTAATACTCAAGGTGGAATAATTGGTGTGACACAACCACGCCGAGTTGCAGTCCTTGCAACTGCAAAGCGAGTGGCATTTGAGCTTGGCCTTCGTCTGGGCAAGGAGGTTGGGTTTCAAGTCAGGCATGACAAAAGGGTTGGGGAGAATTGCTCCATTAAGTTTATGACTGATGGAATTTTACTTCGGGAAGTCCAGGTCTTTCTCAACTAATGCTCTTGCTCTTGCATGAAATTTTTTCCCCTTCAAATCATTTATACGACTTTTTCTTCTCTACTTTACACCTTCCATGCTAGGGTGACATCTCTAATTATGAAAATTTCCTGTATGTTGCAGAGTGATTTTTTACTGAAACGCTATTCTATCATTATACTAGATGAGGCTCATGAGAGAAGCTTGAACACTGATATACTCATAGGAATGCTTTCTCGTGTTATACGAGAGCGGCAGGTAATTAAAGTTATTTAGATTTATCATGCATTCATTTCCTTCCATCTTCCATCTGACCTGAGGCTATGAGAATGTTGTAAAGGTACTTGTggtctttttttctttgcttaCGGGGGAGTTTGTAACTTTTTAATGTCAGAGAGAATTTGAGGAGCAGGAGAAGAAGGTTGTTTCAGGAGAATATATAAAGCCGGAAAATAGGATATACCCATTGAAATTAGTTTTGATGAGTGCTACTTTGCGGGTTGAGGACTTTGTTTCTGGCAAACGAATTTTTCATGTTCCTCCACCTGTAATAGAAGTCCCAACTAGACAATATCCAGTTACTATACACTTCTCCAAGAGAACTGAAGTCATAGATTATGTCAGCCAAGCGTATAAAAAGGTCTTGTCAATTCACAAGAGGCTGCCACCTGGTGGGATACTTGTATTTGTGACTGGGCAGAGGGAGGTGGAGTACCTTTGTCGGAAGTTGCGTAAAGCATCTAAGGAGATAGTTGATAAAGTTTCTAAAGTAAAAAATGATTCGACTTCAGTGTCTGGTGAGAATCCAGGAGAGTTAAATGACATGAAGGAGATAAATGAAGCATTCGAAGGTCATGACGATTCCGGACATGACATAACAGACCGTTTCAGTTCTTATGAGGAGGATCATGAGGATGTGTCTGATAATGAATCAGATTCGTCCCATGATTCGGAAGATGACAGTGATTTGGAATTCTCCAATCAAGATGAGAATTTGTTCAATCAGGAGTCTATGGAGTCTGACAGTCAGCTTGCAAATACTCTACAAAAGAATGGAAGCCTTGCTTCATTGAAGGCAGCCTTTGAAGCTTTGGCCGGAAAAAGAACTTTTGACCCCGACTTGGAGGGACAAAAGACGAGTTCGGTTGCACCACAAGGAGGTGTAGATGAATCTGGTTCCACAACAGGAAATACAGGGAAAATAACAAACGATCCTGTTGCTGGTCCAATATCTGTTCTGCCTCTTTATGCAATGCTTCCAGCATCTGCACAGCTTCGGGTATTTGAAGCAGTCAAGGAAGGTGAACGCCTGGTCGTTGTTGCCACTAACGTAGCTGAAACCTCTTTGACAATCCCAGGTATTAAGTATGTTGTTGACACTGGAAGAGAAAAAGTAAAGAAGTATAACTCTTCAAATGGCATGGAAGCATATGAAATACAGTGGATTAGTAAGGCTTCTGCTGCTCAGCGTGCTGGAAGAGCAGGAAGAACAGGGCCTGGGCACTGTTACCGCCTTTATTCTTCTGCTGTCTTTAGTAACATATTTCCTGACTTCTCATCTGCTGAAATCTCAAAGGTGCCTGTTGATGGGGTTGTCCTCCTTATGAAATCAATGCATATTGGCAAGGTAAATTTTGGTTCGAATTTGAGACTCAAGTCAAAAAATGGTTGGTTTGCAATTTGGGATATATTGTATTGTCATGACTTACATTTAGTTAAGGTTGGATCCATTGAGTTCAACAAGGCAATGTGGTAATGTGGAATTCCCCCTGTCAATCTGTGTGCTAACTTTAAATgaccttttttaaaaaaaattttaacggTTGAAGGGGAGAAGCTTACAAGGGAAAAGGGGGAATTttggaggggggggggggttgtgaGTCGAACCAGGGGTCTCACTATCACTTGATTAATGTTCCTACCAGCTAAGCTAGATCTTGGGGTCAACTTacctttttctttattgtgtCTATTGTCATCCTCTCTTTTATCTCCCCCTTCCCCAAAAATTTTTTCGCACCCTCTTGGCTCTTCCAATTGTAACCATTCTTGACCCATTGCTATTTAATGCTTTAACTCATGAGGGTCTCATTTTGTTCGGTACAATCATATTCAGTTTATGTCTTTCTAGCACCCTCATTTCTTTGGCACAATCATGTTCAGTTTTTGTCTTTCTAGCACCCTCGTTTTTACCGTCATTTAAATTTAGGTTGCAAACTTTCCTTTTCCAACTCCTCCGGAAGCCACGGCCATAGCTGAAGCAGAGCGTTGCCTGAAGGTGCTTGAAGCTCTTGACAACAAAGGGCGGATGACTAGTATGGGGAAAGCAATGGCACGATTTCCTATGAGTCCTCGGCACTCCCGAATGCTCCTAACGGTAATTCAGATCATGCGAAATGTGAATGACTATGCCCGGGCAAATTTAGTTCTGGGTTATGCGGTTGCAGCTGCTGCTGCTTTGAGCCTATCAAACCCTTTCAGCATGCAATTTGGAGGAAACCACACTGATGGGGATGAATTTAAACAGGGTGAGAAGGCAGGCACtagagaaaatggaaaaattttagACAGGGAAGAAAAACagcggaaaaagaaaatgaaagaggcTGCCAAGGATTCTCGTGCTAAGTTTTCTAACCCTACCAGTGATGTTTTGACCACAGCTTATGCTCTACAATGTTTCGAATTGTCAGCAAATCCAGTTGACTTTTGCTGTGATAATTTCTTGCACTTAAAGACGATGGAGGAAATGTCCAAGCTGAGGAAGCAGCTTCTTCACTTAGTATTTAGCTCAAATTCCTCAGATTTGCAGCATGATTTTGTCTGGATTCATGGGGGAGTAGATGATGTAGAAGGCGCTTGGAGGGTTTCTTCAGGGAAAAATCCTCTGTTTCTGAATGAAGAGGAAATTATAGGCCAAGCTATCTGTGCAGGTTGGGCTGATAGAGTTGCTAAACGGACTAGAAGTGCTTCAGGATTATCAGATGGAGATAGAAAAGTCAATGCCGTTCGCTATCAAGCTTGCATGGTAAAAGAAAGAGTTTTCCTCCACCGTTGGTCATCTGTTTCCAAGTCCGCACCTGAATTCTTGGTGTACAGTGAATTACTGCATACCAAGAGGCCATATATTCATGGGGCCACTTGTGTGAAATCAGAATGGCTTGTAAAATATGCTCATTCCTTGTGCAGTTTTTCTGCACCTCATTCAGATCCAAAACCATATTATGACCCTCAAACTGACCTAGTTTTCAATTGGGTCACTCCAATTTTCGGTCCTCATCTATGGCAGCTTCCACTTCACGGTTCACCCATCAAAGATGATATGGATCGGGTGGCTGTATTTGCCTTTTCTTTGCTTGACGGCCAAGTTTTGCCATGCCTAAAGTCTGTCCGGAAATTCATGGCTGCACCTCCAGCTAGCATATTGAGACCAGAGGCATCAGGTGTTAAACGAGTGGGAAATCTGTTGAGTAAATTAAAGAGCGGAAGAAGAGTAATTGACAGTCGTTCTATGTTAAGACAAGTGTGGAAAGATAAACGTATGGAATTGTTTTCAGAATTGCAGGATTGGTTCCAGGAAGGATTTCATGACCAATTTGAAGAGCTTTGGAAAGAAATGCAGCGTGAAGTTCTCTTAGATCCCAATGACCGCTTGAGAAAGTTAAAAAAAGCAAATAGGAGAGTATAGTCTCCTCTGACTTCTGATACTGAAGAGATTCCAATGAGGAGATGTTTATGATCTTTACATCTTCTGGATGAGCGGAGCATCTTATGCCTGCTGTTATATGATTTGCTACCATGCTAGATTGTTAAGAGGTAGTATTCTTACCTCTGATTGTCCTTGTTTATGAAGTTTAGTTCTTTGTCATAACAAAATATTACTTTTATTGAGCTGAAAGCTCGTGAATAATCACCAGGATTGCATAAGCTTGCAAGAATATGCTGGAAGACTCCCAAATCTTTTGATCTGGTTCAGTAAAAGGTGGCGAGATTGACACTCAGTCAGCTAAAGCGCTATGTTCTTCTTGCAGCCAATACAACCGCTGCTTAATTTGCACGAGATACAGAGACCATAACTACTGGCAATCTTTAGGGGATGGCATTCGCCAATACCCGTTGCTGTCCTCAACCGGGGAGTCATCAGGCTGCCCAAACAAAAGGACTGTCTTTGGTTGAGAGTGCATTCTGTCATGTCCAGTTACAGGGATTTTGTCTGATGACCAGATGTTGTTAGGAGGGAAATGAAATGtcgaacatctctttggtgttATGAACAATAGAGATAATTATGATTTTCATTTGAATTAGACAAAGcaagaaatttgattttgaagATTAAATTACAAAAGTCTTGAGATTTTAGTTCTTAAATTTCGAACTCTGAATGGTTTTCCAATTCTGGTCTGTACTGAACCGTTTTATCAAGCAGAATTGGATGTTCAACTGGGGTTCTCCAAAGCCAGCTATTTGCCTTTTATTGATACGTAGAAAGCCTTGGAATTCAGTGTTAAACCTCATATTTCTAAGTTCTCTATTCTGGTGgtcttgaattttttctttCCTATCAGGCTCTAGATGATGCTAATTTAACCAAATTACTGAGGTGTTCTCACTGAGTGCCGGCTTCAATATTTAGTGACAAGACCTTCCTCGAAAAGAAGTATTCCTGTTATGACTCTGTAAAGTTGCCAGCGATGCTCTTGCACCGGATACGGGGTAGGGACGGTCATCAGAAGGACCGTCCTTGAACAGTTCACGGCCAAGACTTGGCCAAAAAAAATTGTACGGTCCAAATTTTATCTTGTATCTCGATTTTAACATATGTGGGACctacaaaattttgttctaaagttaCACGTTATTAAAAGTAAGTTACATCATGTGCAAACAAAGTTACGCCGTGTACAAAATGCACATAATTGTCGTTCCTGCCGGTGGTCCGCTTGCACCAATGCCGGTTTAATCAGCTCATGCAGCATACTTCTGTGTTGATATGACTTTATCAGCCTACTAGGGAACCCTCCAATCGCAAAAGCTGATTAATATGAACTGCTGGTCGATGTGAACTATCTGCACTGGTGACCCCGTCATAGGAATGTAAGATTAGATCAACGATGATTATCTCATAACTGTTGACAAAAACTGCGCGTTATGTTCATGAAAGCTGCATGGTGGTCCTGTGGTTCTTATCTTTGACAAGATAAGCAGGAAAAATGTTTATTCGAATTTGCATATCCTATTGCAATCGAAATGGATCATTTTTTCTCTTGTAATTAGAGTTCTTATTGGAATTTTCGAGCTCTCCAAGGGATTCTGCGACACCATGCCACTTCGGAAATTAAAGGACACACTACTAAATTCAGGAGATTAAAGGGAGATTTTGATTATCTAAAGATAATATATAAGTGTTTTACGAGAGTATTGTATCGCCTATAAGCCTTTCTTTGATCAGGCATTAATATGGCGTTTTGCAGGATCCGACCTCCCCAAGTAATGACCCTTGCATGCAGACTTACAAGCTGCCTCCATGGCAGACACGGTGATTCTGCTGTTGCAAAGGTTTGCAAATGCCCGCATATGTTTCATCCCGTATTGGGTTAACGGACCACAGTGCGTCTCAAAAACTCGAACCTGGCAATCAAAATGCATAATTGAACACCAGATCCAAACAATATTTCATTGGGAGACACATTTGgaattttcttaccattgacttcaGACATTCCCAGTCATCAACAACAGGCAGACCGGGTGCCCTGACATGAGTAAGAACTGAAGGACTCCTTTCCTGACCAAACAGAGAAGCTCCAATGATATCTACGCTCCCATCCAAATGTTTTCTGTAATTCTCCGTGTTGGTAATTTGCTCGAGGAGCTTAACCTTTTCTGCAGAGCCatctttcattcttttgtacTGCGAACGAAGGACATTCTGCATATCAGAGCTAAGACAGATACTGGATCCAGTAATAGGAACATATCATATGCAAGCGGGTTGAATACACTCTTTCTAATTGTCAAAACGCTATGAAGTCCACAAGCATAGGTTATTAGGAGATTAATTGTCACGTTCAGTTATTTTATCATCGTAGGACTAGGCTGAgactgcaaacgagccgagttgattcgaattttgatctaattaagCCGAGCCTTGACTTAGTTTTATCAAACTCAGAATTCGAACTCAAGTTTGACGAGCTGTCAATTTAAAacttgaactcgaactcgaactcgaaaaaataaataaaataatatttttttcttaataaataataaaatattagggatatatatgtaattttacgtttaatatttttaattcGAATTCAATTTGAccaactcgaactcgactcaaaCTCGATATTGATCGAGTTCGAGTTGAGTTTTGACTTGCGAGCAACTAGATTCGTTTGCAGACACAGAGAGTAGGAGTCCATTGTGCTATATGCCGGGTCTTCCTATGAGTCGACAAGACAACAAGCCGTGTTTGTTCTGAGGCTGATTGAATAGAGTTACACCATCTGCCAGCAAATATCGATTGTGGCTTGCAAGCATACGGtggaaacagagagagagagagagagagagagtaggaGCTCACCCGATTCCGCAGGAAGAACAAATCCGCACTTCTCTGCTCTACAACGGCCATGTGGACGGGGGAGTCTGTATCGTTTGGAGGGAAGCTTTTGGTGGCTGGATTGAACCCATGGTACAAGTACAGCTTCTCAGCATGCATTCTCGTGTTCCCATATTCCGTGACATGAGAACCACCAATATAGGTGTGGTTGTCGGAAGTCCTCTCCTTGACCTACAGAAAACTTTACAACTTGTCCTGTATTGGAGTGATAAAGGCAAGTATTTCGATCCAATTCTAAAGTTCAAATGCTTGCTCACCTTCTTGAACTGCCGTTTTATTGTCTCTTTTTTCAGGTTGTGAGACTCGCTGCATAAGAATTGACTATGATGAAATTCTGGTTGACCCTAGTCGAAGTGCAGAATGTAATGACAAAATTCGATTGATTAGGTCAATGTGGGTGTGGGTTACGAATTATACCTGTCCTCCATCCAGGAAACACTGTACAAATCCCCTAGGCATGGAAAAACTTCTGGCTCTCCCGTTGCCGTGTCAGGAAAAGAACAGTATGTAGCATAGCTATCTTCTCGTGCATTGGCAGCTGTGGTGGCATAAATTCTTAAATTTTGCGGCAATAGACCTTCAAAGATACTCCCACTTTCACATGCTTCAACATATATGACCTATATGACCATCGCTACCATCTTAAGGCCATCATATCCTTATCATAGGTACAGAGATAAGACGCAAAACTAATAAGATGGTGACAAGAATTTACCATTTCTTTGTAGGTTCCTGAGGCATGTTTCTTTTTCAATACCTCGTTGAAATCATTAGCATAAAGAGGATCACCACTGGGCATCTCTGGGACAGAAAGGGTCCATGAATCTCGAAGTCAATTTCAAAGAAAGCATGTAATCCATTCCTGTTTCAACATCCCAAATAGAACAAAGGTAAAGGATGGATTTCCAACTCACCAAGGACTCCTGCGCCTCCATGATCAGAGTAAAAGATGAATATTCTGTCTTCACTTGTACTGTTGACAACCTTCCCACTCCCACCAGTTAAAGCCGTCTTATTTCCAAGGAGCACAGCATAGAAATTCTGAGTATTTGCATGCTTCCCTGTATAGTCCTGTCAAGATTATTCAGTCAAAGTGGTTAACTGGACTCAGGAACTTAAAAGAGTTGGTCCAATGATTAATATAAAGTTCATAAGACCCGtatataaattataataatttttttttaaattttacctTGGGAACACCCTTATAAACATCATCCCCATGAGGTCGATTGATGATGACACCAGGCTTGGGATTTTCTTGATTATTGGCAATGTCATCGTACATGAACACTACAATGTATTCATCTCTCAAGCCTCCTTTTTTAAGTATTTGGTATGCATGACATACGTCAGCCTGTTTGACAAGGAAAGAAGCTTGTGTGTCAAATATAATAGTGTGTGCATTTCTAGGTGTTTTTGTGTGTGAGTATGTGTGCGATTGTCAAACAAAAATTTGTGTGTGATCTTGGATTTGATTGGGGTGTTGAGGTTGAAATGAAATGGGCTGAATGAGAGTTTTAAATAAATCTTAATCGAAACCATTTTGCCAAATAAATCCCATATTGGATATGCCGAGCTAATTAATAATTTGGATCGCAAAAATGGGAATCGGGCTCATTTGTCTGTCCAACCAATGAATGTATTTTcgttttattttgtaaaattccATGTGGTTACAAGTAAAACTTCCATTAAATAACATGCATTGAATACGTTGGATTATTAGCATCTTACTACAACTAAAACAAATGCATTTACTAGCCAACCAAATGGGATGAACACTTTGGATTGACCATCTTCCATGCGGATAATGATCCATCCCAAAAAATTCTTTCCATGGATCATAGGTGATCTTTGCTCGATGAAGGTTCTTTACCTGATGGCGGTAATTATACCACTCATTGGAACCGGCCACAAGGACAGCCCATGTTTTTCCTCGGCATTTTTCCGGTTCAGGGTCATCGGCAGGTGGAGGACTCAATGACTTCCAAGCCTGGTCAGGAAATCTTGGTCTGTTCCCCATAGCTATTGAAGGTGTTGTCACCATCTGAAGCAGCACCATGCTAAGACACCAAAAGATGGCATAAACAGCCATTCCTTAAAAGCCAACCAAACACAAAAGAAGGCCAACCAAATGAACAAGCAAGAAAATAGAATTGTAGAGAAAATTAAAGGGGTTAGAGGATTATCAAAGTGAAAGTTGCAACCAAAGCTTGGAGAAGTGAATAAAAGTTACCTATTTATAGGCAGAACAATAGAATGGCACTTGGGAGGAAAAATAATAGAGCAATGGGTCAATTAATGCGGAAGCTTACTACTtatccaaatatatatatatatatatatatatatatatatatatatgtttgttaTAATATTTGACATTTTGGGTTGGAATGTAATGACATATTACAGTAATCTATGATTGTACCAGAGCAACTTCTTTTATTACTGTTCAATCTACAAGGACTTTTTCTTAGCAAGTTGGGCTGATTGATGACCAAATTATAGGCTGAGCAATCTGTGCAGCTGGGTATAATATGGTTGCTAAGAAAATGCAGTTCATTATCCAGCTTGCAGTTGGATGATAAAAGAAACCCTTTTCCTCCATCTTTCATCATCTGCCCCCAAGTCTGAACCGCACCATAAGAAGGAAGTGTAATTACTAATTAGTGGCAGTCATTTCAGAGTCGATGAAATGCCAAGGTTTTTAGTTGAAACGTGTGGCTAGTACATCACTGCTATGCATCAGTTTAGTGGCATGTCCGACCAAAAAGAGTAACTATAGTGACAGCATAGCGGCACTCAAGTAAACATTAACATTTTGAGACATCAgttaaagaaaattttcttgTGCTGGTCGGTCCTCAATGAAGTTTGTTCTTATGAAATTCTAAAACCAACTTGCCAGGTAGAATGTCATCATCTTTGGTTAACGTTAGAGATTTTGAAGTTTGAAGTCATTGCTCAAATTTATATGGCACAGcaattttgtcaaaaatttaCTCTCCTATAATCAAGATTAATTACATTTAAGGTTTTGAACTTGAAAAGGGTAAATTGTGTCTGTCTTATTCTCGCATTACAACTTCGTTCTGGTAGTATGATGAGGTTAAAACTTTTCGAGAAAGAGGTAATTGTTGTTCAATTGCAATTATTG from Coffea eugenioides isolate CCC68of chromosome 8, Ceug_1.0, whole genome shotgun sequence encodes the following:
- the LOC113779093 gene encoding ATP-dependent RNA helicase DEAH13, producing the protein MEAKENPSIQVDNEDTNKIIMPEKEKNKNQKKQKKDQVPGKLRAISNPKLGKSQKRKLRRLEEEKEKASLWSQSIETLEKYKIRDDVYSLMWSSRNLGQVETVREKRQREVQFSKAGLELPHAVQPFKKRTINDSACEIEHCSDRIQVAYSNESAKDKEEALNAISISSPSSEGLTVRNEVGTFTGDAEVMVKKVPHDNITLASPQSVQKCPFKCNSDDKDIKKLKDKVDEDPEVKSKNKSILANSPPEGPITALDGVDVFRRKEDEAQKNSLNCSSSRPFANSPQERALVAPMVVHVSRSKNVENQRKNLPIVMMEQEIMEAINENMSVIICGETGCGKTTQVPQFLYEAGFGSKHSNTQGGIIGVTQPRRVAVLATAKRVAFELGLRLGKEVGFQVRHDKRVGENCSIKFMTDGILLREVQSDFLLKRYSIIILDEAHERSLNTDILIGMLSRVIRERQREFEEQEKKVVSGEYIKPENRIYPLKLVLMSATLRVEDFVSGKRIFHVPPPVIEVPTRQYPVTIHFSKRTEVIDYVSQAYKKVLSIHKRLPPGGILVFVTGQREVEYLCRKLRKASKEIVDKVSKVKNDSTSVSGENPGELNDMKEINEAFEGHDDSGHDITDRFSSYEEDHEDVSDNESDSSHDSEDDSDLEFSNQDENLFNQESMESDSQLANTLQKNGSLASLKAAFEALAGKRTFDPDLEGQKTSSVAPQGGVDESGSTTGNTGKITNDPVAGPISVLPLYAMLPASAQLRVFEAVKEGERLVVVATNVAETSLTIPGIKYVVDTGREKVKKYNSSNGMEAYEIQWISKASAAQRAGRAGRTGPGHCYRLYSSAVFSNIFPDFSSAEISKVPVDGVVLLMKSMHIGKVANFPFPTPPEATAIAEAERCLKVLEALDNKGRMTSMGKAMARFPMSPRHSRMLLTVIQIMRNVNDYARANLVLGYAVAAAAALSLSNPFSMQFGGNHTDGDEFKQGEKAGTRENGKILDREEKQRKKKMKEAAKDSRAKFSNPTSDVLTTAYALQCFELSANPVDFCCDNFLHLKTMEEMSKLRKQLLHLVFSSNSSDLQHDFVWIHGGVDDVEGAWRVSSGKNPLFLNEEEIIGQAICAGWADRVAKRTRSASGLSDGDRKVNAVRYQACMVKERVFLHRWSSVSKSAPEFLVYSELLHTKRPYIHGATCVKSEWLVKYAHSLCSFSAPHSDPKPYYDPQTDLVFNWVTPIFGPHLWQLPLHGSPIKDDMDRVAVFAFSLLDGQVLPCLKSVRKFMAAPPASILRPEASGVKRVGNLLSKLKSGRRVIDSRSMLRQVWKDKRMELFSELQDWFQEGFHDQFEELWKEMQREVLLDPNDRLRKLKKANRRV
- the LOC113780859 gene encoding legumain-like, coding for MAVYAIFWCLSMVLLQMVTTPSIAMGNRPRFPDQAWKSLSPPPADDPEPEKCRGKTWAVLVAGSNEWYNYRHQADVCHAYQILKKGGLRDEYIVVFMYDDIANNQENPKPGVIINRPHGDDVYKGVPKDYTGKHANTQNFYAVLLGNKTALTGGSGKVVNSTSEDRIFIFYSDHGGAGVLEMPSGDPLYANDFNEVLKKKHASGTYKEMVIYVEACESGSIFEGLLPQNLRIYATTAANAREDSYATYCSFPDTATGEPEVFPCLGDLYSVSWMEDSESHNLKKETIKRQFKKVKERTSDNHTYIGGSHVTEYGNTRMHAEKLYLYHGFNPATKSFPPNDTDSPVHMAVVEQRSADLFFLRNRYKRMKDGSAEKVKLLEQITNTENYRKHLDGSVDIIGASLFGQERSPSVLTHVRAPGLPVVDDWECLKSMVRVFETHCGPLTQYGMKHMRAFANLCNSRITVSAMEAACKSACKGHYLGRSDPAKRHINA